The Alnus glutinosa chromosome 8, dhAlnGlut1.1, whole genome shotgun sequence DNA segment CTGCAAGATggtggaagtctaagaaagaactcttaggaatAGAGTTGGGACATAGAGTCGTTATCCCTTGAGATAGGTTTGTCGAAGAATTCAATGGGCGCTTCTTTCCAAGGGCACAAAGGCAGATGTGGGCCATCGAATTCCAAAATTTGGTACAAGGCGCTATGACGGTAGAGCAATATTCCTTTAGGTTTATTGAACTAGCAAGGTTTGGCCTTAACCTAATCCCTAATGAGGAATCAAAGGCAGAACGTTTCGAAAATGGCCTTAAtcctcaaatttaaaaaaaaagagtcatgTGTCACAAGATCAGAAACTTTGTCAAACTGGTCGATATAGCATCGGTTGTTGAAAGAGGAATGCGCGAATCATCCGCCGCTTACGAACTAAAGAGGCGAGCAGCGTCGCAGGTGACATGCCTATCCAAAAGACCTGCACTTAGTATTGGAAGTAGACCGGTTGAGAAGAGGAATTTCCCTCCTACAGCAGGGAATCAGGCGCTTGTATGCCACAAGTGCGGGAAGGTGCATGCTGGAGAGTGCAAGGCAAATGAACCAAACTGCTTCAggtgtggtcaatttggtcactTCAAGAGAAATTGTCCACTGGATGCCTCAGGAGGATCCCGACCCCCAGGAAACAACTTCCCACCAAGGCGACTCGCCCAAGCAAGGGTATATACTTTAACTCCGGTTGAGatagacgaagaagaagaaggaggtgATAACGATGTTGTGACAGGTaccatctttttgtttggtatccTTGCGTGTACTCTTCTTGATTCAGGAGCTACACATTCATTCATTTCCGAAGCATACGATAAATTACGTCACATTAGCACACGATCTTTAGTACAAAATCTTACGGTTGAAACCCCTAAAGGAAAGAAAGTCGTATGCGATAAAATGGTAG contains these protein-coding regions:
- the LOC133876119 gene encoding uncharacterized protein LOC133876119 yields the protein MCHKIRNFVKLVDIASVVERGMRESSAAYELKRRAASQVTCLSKRPALSIGSRPVEKRNFPPTAGNQALVCHKCGKVHAGECKANEPNCFRCGQFGHFKRNCPLDASGGSRPPGNNFPPRRLAQARVYTLTPVEIDEEEEGGDNDVVTGTIFLFGILACTLLDSGATHSFISEAYDKLRHISTRSLVQNLTVETPKGKKVVCDKMVENCPINIKGRNLPINLSVFKSLGYDIILGMDWLSKYYASINCKEKVVVFQLPGVERFKFNKSCTRATPPLLSTIQAKRNIRQGASAFLTYVTAKPEAERKLEDIPVACDYPDVFAEVVIGLPPDREIEFTIDLITGTQPIHKAPYRMAPAELKELKKQLQ